CTGGCCGCCGATGTCTTTTTATTCGCCAACCGGATCCCTAATTTTTTACGTAGGTTATTTGCAGAAGGCGCGTTTGCTCAGGCATTTGTTCCTGTACTTTCAGAAATTAAAGAAAAGCATGGTGATGATAGGGTAAGGTTATTCGTTGCACAAGCTGCCGGGACACTCGGGACCATACTGCTTATTGTTACTATTTTAGGGGTGATAGGCTCGCCGGTGATCGCCGCATTATTTGGCACAAGCTGGTTTCTTGACTGGTGGCAAGGCGGTGCAGATGCCGAAAAATTTGTGCTTGCAAGCGCACTATTAAAGCTTACCTTTCCTTACTTATTTTTTGTTTCGTTAGTTGCACTTAGCGGGGCAGTACTGAATGTTTATAATCGCTTTGCCGCAGCGGCCTTTACGCCAGTTTTACTCAACGTGTCGATTATTGGCTGCGCTATTTTTCTCCATGATAAATTTGCACAAGGTGCGTACGCATTAGCACTCGGTGTATTTATTGGTGGTGTTGTTCAACTATTATTCCAGATCCCATTTTTGTTGCGCTTAAAAGTCTTGAGTCGCCCTCAATTTGCATGGCGAAGCCCTGAAGTAACCAAAGTTAGAACATTAATGATCCCTGCATTATTTGGTGTTTCTGTTAGCCAAATTAACTTACTACTGGATACCGTCATTGCCTCTTTTCTCGTGACGGGATCGATTGCCTGGCTTTATTATTCAGACAGATTAATTGAATTTCCACTCGGCCTATTTGGTATCGGTATTGCGACCGTGATACTGCCTGCACTTTCTAAATTACACGCAGGAGAAAAAAGTGAAGACTTTCAGAAAACACTAGATTGGGGGGTGCGTTTTGTCATCTTCTTGGGGTTACCAGCGATGTTGGGACTGATGGTGATAAGTCCACTGATCATTTCAGTATTATTTGGCCATGGTGAGTTTGTTTCTCAAAATGCAGACAATATACATAAGGTAAGCTTAGGGGTAGCGGCATATTCTGTTGGCTTATTAAGCTTTATGTTAATTAAAGTATTGGCGCCGGGATTTTACGCTAGACAAGATACCAAAACGCCAGTTCGTATTGGCATTATTACCATGGCACTCAATATGGTCTTCAATCTTATCTTAGCGCCTTTTATTGGTTATCTGGGCCTTGCATTGGCAACTTCATTATCAGCGTCTTGTAATGCGTTTTTACTTTATCGTCAGCTGTCACATCAAGGTGTTTATCAGTTAAGCGCATTTTCTCTTGGTTTTACTGCCAAATGTTTTGTTTCAGCGGTTGCGATGGCTGCATGCGTATACTTTCTTGGCGCACGCTTTGATTGGCTAGAGTGGGGGCTAATGGAACAGGTACTACTACTTTGCGGATTATTAGTGACCGCAATGGTGAGCTATTTCAGTTTACTATTTATACTAGGGGTAAGATTCAGCACAATCCGAGATGCTTGATTCGCATTTTTAAGCAACTTGGGTATAATCGGGCTCTTTGATATTTGCTGCACAAAGGCACGGCACTATGCAACTAATCCGAGGGATCCATAATATTCGACCACATCATTTTGGTTGTGTGTTGACGATTGGAAACTTTGACGGGGTTCATCTTGGACATGTAGAGGTTTTGAAGGGGCTGATTAGCGACGCAAAACACTATCAACTTCCAAGCACAGTGATGTTATTTGAGCCGCAGCCCTTGGAGTTTTTCACCAAAGATAAAGCACCGGCTAGGCTGACGCGATTACGTGATAAACTAGTCCTGTTGCAAGAGCTGGGTATAGAGCGAGTCATTTGCGTCAACTTTAATCGCAAATTTGCCTCGCAAGATGCAGAGCAATTTATCAAAGAAGTCCTAGTGACAAAGCTTGGAACTAAGGCACTCACGGTCGGCGATGACTTTCGTTTTGGCCGTGAACGTGCTGGTGATTTTGCAATGCTAAAACGAGTGGGCGAACCGCTAGGTATGCAAGTAAAAGACACGGCAAGTTTTCGCAAGCAAGATTGTCGTGTAAGTAGTACGTTGATCCGCACGGCACTTGCGGCTGGTGATTTACGTCAAGCACATGATATGTTGGGCCATACCTATGCCATTTCAGGCCGCGTTATTCACGGTTGGAAGAAAGGCAGAGAGCTTGGTTTCCATACTGCAAATATTGCGTTAAAACGTCAAGTGAGCCCTGTGCGCGGTGTGTATGCGGTCAAAGCGACTGTGAATCACAAAACACATTATGGCGTAGCGAATGTTGGCACTAAGCCAACCCTAAACGGAACGAAAGCCCTTTTAGAGGTGCATCTGTTTAATTTTAATGAGACCATCTACGGTCAGTTTATGAAAGTGGAGCTAATTGAAAAGCTTCGCGATGAGCAAAAATTCGAAACATTGTCGCAGTTAACAGAACAAATCAGTCGTGATGTTAGCAATGCAAAACAGTGTTTTTCTTTAACGTAGCCGATACGGAAAGTAGGATAAATGAGCGACTACAAACATACTTTAAATCTACCGGAAACTGAGTTTCCGATGCGTGGTAATTTGGCGCAACGCGAACCAAAGATGCTGAAAAAATGGTATGAAGAAGACTTATACGGTCAAATTCGCATTGCGAAAAAAGGTAAAAAGCCATTTATTTTGCATGACGGCCCTCCGTATGCAAATGGTGATATTCACCTAGGTCACTCAGTAAACAAAATCCTTAAAGATATTATTATTAAGTCAAAAACACTGTCTGATTTTGATGCGCCTTATGTGCCTGGTTGGGACTGCCATGGTCTACCAATTGAGTTACAAGTGGAAAAGAAAGTCGGCAAACCAGGTAAGAAAGTATCGGCTGCTGAATTCCGTGAAAAATGCCGCGACTATGCTAAAAAGCAAGTAGATGGCCAAAAAACAGATTTCAAACGCCTTGGTGTGTTAGGTGACTGGGACAAGCCGTACCTAACCATGAACTTTGATTTTGAAGCCAATGCTATTCGTGTACTTGGCCGTATTATCAAAAATGGCCACCTACACAAAGGTGCAAAGCCAGTTCACTGGTGTACGGATTGTGGTTCAGCACTTGCGGAAGCGGAAGTTGAATACCAAGACAAACAGTCGCCTGCAATCGACGTAAAATTTGTGTTTGCTGATCAAGCGGCAATTATCGGTGCGTTTGGCTTGGCTGAAGGCCACGAAGGCAAAGGCGAAGTAAGTACCGCGATTTGGACGACAACGCCTTGGACATTACCTGCAAACCGCGCTGTGGCAGTACACGGCGCGCTAGAGTATGCACTGGTACAAATTGAAGATGAAGGTCAAGAGCAGCGTATTGTGCTTGGTTCTGAATTAGTAAAAGACGCTGTTGATCGTTTTGGATTCAAGCACTTCCACGTACTAGGTTACGCGAAAGGCGCTGCGCTTGAGAATCTGCGCGTTGCACACCCATTCTTAGATTTCGATGTGCCTGTTATTTTAGGTGAGCACGTAACAACAGACTCAGGTACTGGTATCGTTCACACAGCACCTGGTCACGGTCAAGAAGACTTTGCAGCGGGTCAGGCTTACGGTCTAGAAGTGGCAAACCCGGTTGGTGCAAATGGTGTATATCTACCAGATACGCCGATTTTTGCAGGTCAGCACGTATTTAAAGCAAATGACAGCATCATTGAGCTATTAACAGAGAAAGGCGTGTTGTTCCGCCATAAGGCACTAACGCATAGTTATCCACATTGCTGGCGCCACAAAACTCCGATTATTTTCCGTGCGACGCCACAATGGTTTGTCAGCATGGATCAGGCTAACCTACGCGCTGATTCATTGAATGAAATCAAAAAGACAGAATGGTTACCAGAGTGGGGTGAAAGCCGCATCGCAAACATGGTTGAGGGTCGCCCAGATTGGTGTATTTCACGTCAGCGTACTTGGGGTGTACCAATCGCATTATTTGTAGATAAAGATACTGGTAGCTTACACCCTGAAACTGAAACCTTAATTGAAGCCGTTGCTAAATTAGTGGAAGAAAAGGGTATTCAGGCGTGGTACGACTTAGAGCCTAGCGCGCTATTAAGTGAAGCTGATGCGCAACAATACGTAAAAGTACAAGATACACTAGACGTATGGTTTGATTCAGGTGTAACGCATGCTTGTGTTGTTGATGCACGCGAAGATTTAACAGGTCCTGCAGATCTTTACCTTGAAGGGTCGGATCAGCACCGTGGTTGGTTTATGTCGTCAATGATGACTTCAGTTGCTATCAATGGTCATGCACCTTATAAGCAAGTGTTGACTCACGGCTTCACGGTCGATGAAAAAGGTCACAAGATGTCTAAGTCATTA
The sequence above is a segment of the Pseudoalteromonas piscicida genome. Coding sequences within it:
- the ribF gene encoding bifunctional riboflavin kinase/FAD synthetase — protein: MQLIRGIHNIRPHHFGCVLTIGNFDGVHLGHVEVLKGLISDAKHYQLPSTVMLFEPQPLEFFTKDKAPARLTRLRDKLVLLQELGIERVICVNFNRKFASQDAEQFIKEVLVTKLGTKALTVGDDFRFGRERAGDFAMLKRVGEPLGMQVKDTASFRKQDCRVSSTLIRTALAAGDLRQAHDMLGHTYAISGRVIHGWKKGRELGFHTANIALKRQVSPVRGVYAVKATVNHKTHYGVANVGTKPTLNGTKALLEVHLFNFNETIYGQFMKVELIEKLRDEQKFETLSQLTEQISRDVSNAKQCFSLT
- the murJ gene encoding murein biosynthesis integral membrane protein MurJ, whose amino-acid sequence is MAKGLFKSGMIVSAMTMISRVLGLVRDAVVANLLGAGLAADVFLFANRIPNFLRRLFAEGAFAQAFVPVLSEIKEKHGDDRVRLFVAQAAGTLGTILLIVTILGVIGSPVIAALFGTSWFLDWWQGGADAEKFVLASALLKLTFPYLFFVSLVALSGAVLNVYNRFAAAAFTPVLLNVSIIGCAIFLHDKFAQGAYALALGVFIGGVVQLLFQIPFLLRLKVLSRPQFAWRSPEVTKVRTLMIPALFGVSVSQINLLLDTVIASFLVTGSIAWLYYSDRLIEFPLGLFGIGIATVILPALSKLHAGEKSEDFQKTLDWGVRFVIFLGLPAMLGLMVISPLIISVLFGHGEFVSQNADNIHKVSLGVAAYSVGLLSFMLIKVLAPGFYARQDTKTPVRIGIITMALNMVFNLILAPFIGYLGLALATSLSASCNAFLLYRQLSHQGVYQLSAFSLGFTAKCFVSAVAMAACVYFLGARFDWLEWGLMEQVLLLCGLLVTAMVSYFSLLFILGVRFSTIRDA
- the ileS gene encoding isoleucine--tRNA ligase encodes the protein MSDYKHTLNLPETEFPMRGNLAQREPKMLKKWYEEDLYGQIRIAKKGKKPFILHDGPPYANGDIHLGHSVNKILKDIIIKSKTLSDFDAPYVPGWDCHGLPIELQVEKKVGKPGKKVSAAEFREKCRDYAKKQVDGQKTDFKRLGVLGDWDKPYLTMNFDFEANAIRVLGRIIKNGHLHKGAKPVHWCTDCGSALAEAEVEYQDKQSPAIDVKFVFADQAAIIGAFGLAEGHEGKGEVSTAIWTTTPWTLPANRAVAVHGALEYALVQIEDEGQEQRIVLGSELVKDAVDRFGFKHFHVLGYAKGAALENLRVAHPFLDFDVPVILGEHVTTDSGTGIVHTAPGHGQEDFAAGQAYGLEVANPVGANGVYLPDTPIFAGQHVFKANDSIIELLTEKGVLFRHKALTHSYPHCWRHKTPIIFRATPQWFVSMDQANLRADSLNEIKKTEWLPEWGESRIANMVEGRPDWCISRQRTWGVPIALFVDKDTGSLHPETETLIEAVAKLVEEKGIQAWYDLEPSALLSEADAQQYVKVQDTLDVWFDSGVTHACVVDAREDLTGPADLYLEGSDQHRGWFMSSMMTSVAINGHAPYKQVLTHGFTVDEKGHKMSKSLGNVISPQDIMNKLGADILRLWVASTDYSAEMTVSDEIFKRSADRYRRIRNTSRYLLANLSGFDPKTDLVAIEDMVELDRWIVARAAQLQTEIKTAYDKYQMLQVTQKLMNFCTGELGSFYLDVIKDRQYTAKSDSHARRSCQSALYHIAEAMTRWMAPIMSFTAQEIWEVLPGERGQFVFTDTWYDAIEGATEGSLNNEYWQNLLAVRDEVNRVLENARKEEVIGATLQAEVTLYTGGDLAEQLNAIGDELRFVLLTSKATVAVVNSKPENAISTEIDGLFISVAATSAKKCDRCWHYTDDVGTDEQHADICGRCISNVEGDGEQRQFA